In Bombus huntii isolate Logan2020A chromosome 3, iyBomHunt1.1, whole genome shotgun sequence, a single genomic region encodes these proteins:
- the LOC126863794 gene encoding transducin beta-like protein 3 isoform X1, with protein sequence MSNVILKEAFEVESKHGAFYTGGNVQWSTDGQYMFCQKYGTVSILSVKSGTLISYLGGSNSNEEEDTINTFIASNNDLNIITHHKSGLFKLWNWKDNKLIKLWKSIHKGPVVRIAHSIERNLMASGGSDGTVRLWNLQHHACTHNLKGVQGVISILVFHPNIEKELIFAAGDDIKIYGWNIKTGKEEITLSGHFSKVTSLSFLKDKDYLVSSGRDRVLILWNLSSGSSIRVLPVYEEIEDTFIIPKNILLPFYNKDENAIHVAAAGEKGVVKIWEMKTGKEVYVQKNSIVSAAKETGSLSIIHLLYNDNSNNFAVVTVDHNIIIHSLETFDCLKQLVGYSDEILDVVYLGDNESHIAVATNSCDIKLYNISTMNCELLCGHTDIVLSLATTLANAYLLISSAKDNSIRVWLMDKETTKVSCIASATRHTAPVGSVAISQMSAKFFASVSQDSCLKLWNLSNNINFKDTCSLNVAHTTLAHQKDINSVNISPNDKLIATGSQDKTAKLWSADDLQLLGVFRGHRRGVWCVRFSPIDQVLLTSSADSTIKLWSLTELQCLKTLEGHESSVLKAEFLSRGMQIITASGDGLLKLWNIKTSECTCTLEQHESRVWTLAVSKNEKTIVSGGSDSLLVIWKDVTEENKKKAAMKLEQLALEEQKLANLLKANKLTSALNIALKLERPFQVLKIVETILKEDNCHFEETIRDLKPIYKEELLKCAVTWNVNSKNCQIAQVVINALMMEMENLEFQTKLTSTLESVIPYTERHYIRITKLLQNLHILTYTLNRMKPRITSINIK encoded by the exons atgagcAACGTTATTCTAAAAGAAGC GTTTGAAGTTGAATCCAAACATGGTGCATTTTATACAGGAGGAAATGTTCAA TGGAGTACAGATGGACAGTATATGTTCTGCCAAAAATATGGTACTGTTTCTATATTATCAGTAAAGAGTGGTACATTAATATCTTATTTGGGAGGAAGCAATAGCAATGAAGAAGAAGATACAATCAACACATTTATTGCAAGTAATAATGACTTAAACATCATCACACATCACAAAAGTGGTCTTTTTAAATTATGGAACTGGAAAG ataataaattaattaaactatGGAAATCTATTCATAAGGGTCCTGTAGTTCGTATTGCTCATTCTATTGAAAGAAATTTGATGGCTTCTGGAGGTAGTGATGGTACAGTCAGATTATGGAATTTACAACATCATGCTTGTACTCATAATCTAAAAGGAGTTCAGGGAGTAATAAG taTTTTAGTTTTTCATCCAAATATTGAAAAAGAGCTTATCTTTGCTGCTGGCGATGATATCAAAATCTATGGGTGGAATATTAAAACTGGTAAAGAAGAAATTACACTTTCTGGACATTTCAGTAAAGTTACTTCTTTATCTTTTCTCAAAGACAAGGATTATTTAGTTAG CTCAGGAAGAGATAGAGTACTCATTTTATGGAATCTTTCTTCTGGATCATCAATACGAGTTTTACCAGTTTATGAGGAAATAGAAGATACATTTATAATacctaaaaatatattactacCCTTTTATAACAAAGATGAAAATGCTATACATGTTGCTGCTGCAGGAGAAAAAG GAGTTGTGAAAATTTGGGAGATGAAGACTGGTAAAGAAGTATATGtgcaaaaaaattctattgtaTCAGCTGCGAAGGAAACAGGATCTCTATCAATTATACATTTACTTTATAATGATAATAGTAATAACTTTGCTGTAGTTACGGTTGATCATAATATAATTATCCATTCATTAGAAACATTTGATTGCCTGAAACAG TTAGTAGGTTACAGTGATGAAATTTTAGATGTTGTATATCTTGGAGATAATGAGAGTCATATAGCTGTTGCTACAAATAGTTGTGATATAAAACTGTACAATATTTCAACCATGAATTGCGAATTGCTATGTGGTCATACAGATATTGTGTTATCTCTTGCTACTACACTTGCTAATGCCTATTTACTTATTTCTTCAGCAAAG GACAATAGTATTCGAGTATGGCTTATGGACAAAGAAACAACTAAAGTATCTTGCATTGCATCTGCTACTAGACATACTGCTCCCGTTGGTTCTGTAGCAATTTCTCAAATGTCTGCAAAATTTTTTGCTTCTGTCAGTCAAGATTCATGTCTTAAATTATGGAACTtatcaaataatattaattttaaag ACACATGTTCTCTAAATGTTGCTCATACAACATTGGCTCAtcaaaaagatattaatagcGTGAATATTTCAccaaatgataaattaattgctaCTGGATCACAAGATAAAACAGCTAAG TTATGGTCTGCAGACGATTTACAATTACTTGGTGTATTTCGTGGTCACCGTAGAGGAGTTTGGTGTGTTCGATTTTCACCTATAGATCAGGTACTTTTGACGTCATCGGCAGATTCTACAATAAAACTTTGGTCGCTGACAGAACTTCAGTGTTTAaaa ACTCTTGAAGGCCATGAATCATCAGTATTAAAAGCAGAATTTTTATCACGAGGAATGCAAATAATTACTGCAAGTGGAGATGGTCTTTTGAAGCTTTGGAATATTAAGACATCCGAATGTACATGTACTTTAGAACAGCATGAGAGTCGCGTATGGACACTCGCAG TTAGTAAAAATGAGAAAACTATTGTCAGTGGTGGAAGTGATTCATTGCTAGTTATTTGGAAAGATGTGactgaagaaaataaaaaaaaagctgcAATGAAATTAGAACAACTTGCATTGGAAGAACAAAAACTAGCAAATTTACTAAAAGCAAATAAATTAACATCTGCGTTAAACATAGCTTTAAAGTTAGAACGTCCTTTCCAAGTTCTCAAAATTGTAGAAA CTATTTTAAAGGAAGATAATTGCCACTTTGAAGAAACAATTCGTGACTTAAAACCAATTTATAAAGAAGAGTTATTGAAGTGTGCTGTTACATGGAATGTCAATAGTAAAAATTGTCAAATTGCTCAG GTAGTCATAAACGCGTTAATgatggaaatggaaaatttGGAATTCCAAACAAAATTAACTTCTACACTGGAATCTGTGATACCATATACTGAACGCCATTATATAAGAATTACAAAATTGTTACAAAATTTGCATATACTTACTTATACTCTCAATCGTATGAAACCACGTATTACGtccataaatataaaataa
- the LOC126863794 gene encoding transducin beta-like protein 3 isoform X2, whose product MASGGSDGTVRLWNLQHHACTHNLKGVQGVISILVFHPNIEKELIFAAGDDIKIYGWNIKTGKEEITLSGHFSKVTSLSFLKDKDYLVSSGRDRVLILWNLSSGSSIRVLPVYEEIEDTFIIPKNILLPFYNKDENAIHVAAAGEKGVVKIWEMKTGKEVYVQKNSIVSAAKETGSLSIIHLLYNDNSNNFAVVTVDHNIIIHSLETFDCLKQLVGYSDEILDVVYLGDNESHIAVATNSCDIKLYNISTMNCELLCGHTDIVLSLATTLANAYLLISSAKDNSIRVWLMDKETTKVSCIASATRHTAPVGSVAISQMSAKFFASVSQDSCLKLWNLSNNINFKDTCSLNVAHTTLAHQKDINSVNISPNDKLIATGSQDKTAKLWSADDLQLLGVFRGHRRGVWCVRFSPIDQVLLTSSADSTIKLWSLTELQCLKTLEGHESSVLKAEFLSRGMQIITASGDGLLKLWNIKTSECTCTLEQHESRVWTLAVSKNEKTIVSGGSDSLLVIWKDVTEENKKKAAMKLEQLALEEQKLANLLKANKLTSALNIALKLERPFQVLKIVETILKEDNCHFEETIRDLKPIYKEELLKCAVTWNVNSKNCQIAQVVINALMMEMENLEFQTKLTSTLESVIPYTERHYIRITKLLQNLHILTYTLNRMKPRITSINIK is encoded by the exons ATGGCTTCTGGAGGTAGTGATGGTACAGTCAGATTATGGAATTTACAACATCATGCTTGTACTCATAATCTAAAAGGAGTTCAGGGAGTAATAAG taTTTTAGTTTTTCATCCAAATATTGAAAAAGAGCTTATCTTTGCTGCTGGCGATGATATCAAAATCTATGGGTGGAATATTAAAACTGGTAAAGAAGAAATTACACTTTCTGGACATTTCAGTAAAGTTACTTCTTTATCTTTTCTCAAAGACAAGGATTATTTAGTTAG CTCAGGAAGAGATAGAGTACTCATTTTATGGAATCTTTCTTCTGGATCATCAATACGAGTTTTACCAGTTTATGAGGAAATAGAAGATACATTTATAATacctaaaaatatattactacCCTTTTATAACAAAGATGAAAATGCTATACATGTTGCTGCTGCAGGAGAAAAAG GAGTTGTGAAAATTTGGGAGATGAAGACTGGTAAAGAAGTATATGtgcaaaaaaattctattgtaTCAGCTGCGAAGGAAACAGGATCTCTATCAATTATACATTTACTTTATAATGATAATAGTAATAACTTTGCTGTAGTTACGGTTGATCATAATATAATTATCCATTCATTAGAAACATTTGATTGCCTGAAACAG TTAGTAGGTTACAGTGATGAAATTTTAGATGTTGTATATCTTGGAGATAATGAGAGTCATATAGCTGTTGCTACAAATAGTTGTGATATAAAACTGTACAATATTTCAACCATGAATTGCGAATTGCTATGTGGTCATACAGATATTGTGTTATCTCTTGCTACTACACTTGCTAATGCCTATTTACTTATTTCTTCAGCAAAG GACAATAGTATTCGAGTATGGCTTATGGACAAAGAAACAACTAAAGTATCTTGCATTGCATCTGCTACTAGACATACTGCTCCCGTTGGTTCTGTAGCAATTTCTCAAATGTCTGCAAAATTTTTTGCTTCTGTCAGTCAAGATTCATGTCTTAAATTATGGAACTtatcaaataatattaattttaaag ACACATGTTCTCTAAATGTTGCTCATACAACATTGGCTCAtcaaaaagatattaatagcGTGAATATTTCAccaaatgataaattaattgctaCTGGATCACAAGATAAAACAGCTAAG TTATGGTCTGCAGACGATTTACAATTACTTGGTGTATTTCGTGGTCACCGTAGAGGAGTTTGGTGTGTTCGATTTTCACCTATAGATCAGGTACTTTTGACGTCATCGGCAGATTCTACAATAAAACTTTGGTCGCTGACAGAACTTCAGTGTTTAaaa ACTCTTGAAGGCCATGAATCATCAGTATTAAAAGCAGAATTTTTATCACGAGGAATGCAAATAATTACTGCAAGTGGAGATGGTCTTTTGAAGCTTTGGAATATTAAGACATCCGAATGTACATGTACTTTAGAACAGCATGAGAGTCGCGTATGGACACTCGCAG TTAGTAAAAATGAGAAAACTATTGTCAGTGGTGGAAGTGATTCATTGCTAGTTATTTGGAAAGATGTGactgaagaaaataaaaaaaaagctgcAATGAAATTAGAACAACTTGCATTGGAAGAACAAAAACTAGCAAATTTACTAAAAGCAAATAAATTAACATCTGCGTTAAACATAGCTTTAAAGTTAGAACGTCCTTTCCAAGTTCTCAAAATTGTAGAAA CTATTTTAAAGGAAGATAATTGCCACTTTGAAGAAACAATTCGTGACTTAAAACCAATTTATAAAGAAGAGTTATTGAAGTGTGCTGTTACATGGAATGTCAATAGTAAAAATTGTCAAATTGCTCAG GTAGTCATAAACGCGTTAATgatggaaatggaaaatttGGAATTCCAAACAAAATTAACTTCTACACTGGAATCTGTGATACCATATACTGAACGCCATTATATAAGAATTACAAAATTGTTACAAAATTTGCATATACTTACTTATACTCTCAATCGTATGAAACCACGTATTACGtccataaatataaaataa